The Primulina huaijiensis isolate GDHJ02 unplaced genomic scaffold, ASM1229523v2 scaffold40239, whole genome shotgun sequence genome has a window encoding:
- the LOC140969141 gene encoding phosphate transporter PHO1 homolog 3-like isoform X4, whose translation MKFGRELASQMVPEWQGAYMDYNNLKKLLKEILRFRQQNSLSDPMARTGSMRRRLTLSRAFSGLTNRYNNLKGGSPHKNEDEVILVGSVQQEGSENYQTMFLKLSDAGGEYELEFFKALDDEFNKVLKFYKEKVQEVKGEAEELSKQMDVLIALRIKVDKPGVVHKFASELNSRSSSGYSGPATVVASVNGVKPGQGMDAIQEVEMSSGGISGDEQIRTESQNKNASRFRPAQLDVLGQVMINVDPETPVSTLRNVIMSSKSDPSFSEEELRKVEEKLRQAFVEFYQQLRLLKSYCFLNMLAFSKIMKKYDKITSRNASKSYLEMVDKSYLGSSEEVNKLIERLEAAFIKHFTNGNHRKGMKSLKPKHKKERHRTTFFLGVFTGCSIALVAGIIVSIHAREILNHPGRGQYMDTIFPLYSLFGYIFLHMLMYGANTYFWKRFSVNYPFIFGFKPGTELGFREIFLVASGLSVLALAATLANLDMEMDQRTARFQMLTELVPLGLVAVVLLITFCPFNIIYLSSRFFLIRCAWHCMLAPLYKVTMPDFFLADQLTSQIQAIRCIQFYICYYIWGDFTARSTTFVQSKTFEIFYICVAIVPFWSRVLQCLRRLFEEKNISHGFNSLKYFSTVAALILRTIYDLRRGSFWRILAASSSGFTTIYNTYWDIVIDWGLMQRNSKNPWLRDKLLVSNKAVYFIAIVSLGCEHPPETGVDAVSSRYPRSSISAQESHGCSCCLLGDTSSWNLELFQIGE comes from the exons ATGAAATTTGGGAGGGAATTAGCTTCCCAGATGGTGCCAGAATGGCAGGGAGCATACATGGATTACAACAATCTCAAGAAACTGCTCAAGGAGATCCTGAGATTCAGACAGCAGAACTCATTATCGGACCCTATGGCCCGAACAGGCTCCATGAGAAGGAGGCTAACTCTGTCTAGAGCATTCAGCGGGCTAACAAACAGATACAACAACCTTAAAGGTGGCTCTCCTCATAAGAATGAAGATGAAGTTATCTTAGTCGGTTCAGTGCAGCAAGAGGGCTCTGAAAATTACCAGACAATGTTCTTGAAGTTGTCCGATGCTGGCGGCGAGTACGAGCTCGAGTTCTTCAAAGCATTGGATGATGAATTTAATAAAGTGTTGAAATTTTACAAGGAGAAAGTTCAAGAAGTGAAGGGGGAGGCTGAGGAGCTGAGCAAACAGATGGATGTGCTTATTGCTTTGAGGATCAAGGTGGATAAGCCCGGTGTTGTGCATAAATTTGCTTCTGAACTTAATTCTAGATCCAGTTCTGGTTATTCAGGGCCCGCAACAGTTGTTGCATCCGTAAATGGAGTGAAGCCAG GGCAAGGTATGGATGCGATTCAAGAAGTTGAGATGAGCAGTGGCGGAATTTCAGGAGATGAACAGATAAGGACCGAGAGTCAAAACAAGAACGCTAGCCGATTTAGGCCAGCTCAATTAGATGTCTTGGGACAGGTGATGATAAACGTTGATCCCGAAACTCCAGTCTCGACTTTGAGAAatgttataatgagttcaaaaTCAGACCCATCATTCAGCGAGGAGGAGCTTAGAAAAGTAGAAGAAAAATTAAGACAGGCTTTTGTCGAATTTTATCAGCAGCTTCGACTCTTGAAAAGTTATTG TTTCTTGAATATGCTGGCATTTTCCAAGATTATGAAGAAATATGACAAG ATTACTTCAAGAAATGCTTCAAAATCTTACTTGGAGATGGTTGATAAGTCGTATCTAGGCAGCTCCGAAGAG GTTAACAAACTCATAGAAAGACTAGAGGCTGCATTCATTAAGCACTTCACGAATGGAAATCATAGAAAAGGGATGAAATCTTTGAAGCCTAAACATAAAAAAGAAAGGCATAGAACGACTTTTTTCCTCG GTGTATTCACTGGTTGCTCGATAGCACTTGTTGCTGGTATTATTGTGTCCATACATGCGCGGGAAATTCTAAATCATCCGGGACGAGGACAATATATGGACACTATATTCCCACTGTACAG TTTGTTTGGATACATTTTTCTACACATGCTCATGTATGGAGCAAATACGTACTTCTGGAAGCGATTCTCAGTTAATTATCCTTTCATCTTTGGATTCAAACCTGGAACTGAATTGGGATTTCGAGAAATCTTTCTTGTTGCTTCAGGGCTTTCAGTACTGGCATTGGCTGCTACACTTGCGAATCTGGACATGGAAATGGATCAAAGAACGGCAAGGTTCCAGATGCTAACCGAGTTGGTTCCATTAGGCCTTGTTGCT GTTGTGCTTCTTATTACCTTCTGTCCCTTCAACATCATATACCTTTCGAGTCGTTTCTTTCTCATTCGATGTGCATGGCACTGCATGCTTGCTCCACTCTATAAG GTTACCATGCCCGATTTCTTCTTGGCAGATCAGCTAACAAGCCAG ATTCAGGCGATTCGGTGTATTCAATTCTACATCTGCTATTATATATGGGGAGACTTCACTGCAAGATCAACTACATTTGTTCAAAGCAAAACCTTTGAGATTTTCTACATTTGTGTTGCAATAGTTCCTTTCTGGTCGCGTGTTCTTCAG TGCCTACGGCGTTTAtttgaggaaaaaaatatatcacatgGCTTCAATAGCCTCAAATACTTTTCCACAGTCGCTGCACTCATTTTAAGGACAATCTATGATCTCAGACGAGGATCATTTTGGAGAATTTTGGCTGCTTCAAGCTCCGGTTTTACCACGATATATAACACGTACTGGGATATTGTCATCGATTGGGGTCTTATGCAAAGAAACTCCAAGAATCCATGGTTGAGAGACAAGCTTTTGGTGTCAAACAAGGCTGTATACTTCATTGCGATAGTGAGTCTCG GTTGTGAacatcctcctgagactggtgtGGATGCAGTTAGTTCTCGATATCCAAGAAGCTCCATTTCTGCACAGGAAAGCCATGGTTGCTCTTGTTGCTTGCTTGGAGATACTTCGTCGTGGAATTTGGAACTTTTTCAG
- the LOC140969141 gene encoding phosphate transporter PHO1 homolog 8-like isoform X1, whose amino-acid sequence MKFGRELASQMVPEWQGAYMDYNNLKKLLKEILRFRQQNSLSDPMARTGSMRRRLTLSRAFSGLTNRYNNLKGGSPHKNEDEVILVGSVQQEGSENYQTMFLKLSDAGGEYELEFFKALDDEFNKVLKFYKEKVQEVKGEAEELSKQMDVLIALRIKVDKPGVVHKFASELNSRSSSGYSGPATVVASVNGVKPGQGMDAIQEVEMSSGGISGDEQIRTESQNKNASRFRPAQLDVLGQVMINVDPETPVSTLRNVIMSSKSDPSFSEEELRKVEEKLRQAFVEFYQQLRLLKSYCFLNMLAFSKIMKKYDKITSRNASKSYLEMVDKSYLGSSEEVNKLIERLEAAFIKHFTNGNHRKGMKSLKPKHKKERHRTTFFLGVFTGCSIALVAGIIVSIHAREILNHPGRGQYMDTIFPLYSLFGYIFLHMLMYGANTYFWKRFSVNYPFIFGFKPGTELGFREIFLVASGLSVLALAATLANLDMEMDQRTARFQMLTELVPLGLVAVVLLITFCPFNIIYLSSRFFLIRCAWHCMLAPLYKVTMPDFFLADQLTSQIQAIRCIQFYICYYIWGDFTARSTTFVQSKTFEIFYICVAIVPFWSRVLQCLRRLFEEKNISHGFNSLKYFSTVAALILRTIYDLRRGSFWRILAASSSGFTTIYNTYWDIVIDWGLMQRNSKNPWLRDKLLVSNKAVYFIAIVVNILLRLVWMQLVLDIQEAPFLHRKAMVALVACLEILRRGIWNFFRFDDAYINILQSLIQCCFDLRINVKLSYDRGRLENEHLNNVGKYRAFKHVPLPFHYTDDKIM is encoded by the exons ATGAAATTTGGGAGGGAATTAGCTTCCCAGATGGTGCCAGAATGGCAGGGAGCATACATGGATTACAACAATCTCAAGAAACTGCTCAAGGAGATCCTGAGATTCAGACAGCAGAACTCATTATCGGACCCTATGGCCCGAACAGGCTCCATGAGAAGGAGGCTAACTCTGTCTAGAGCATTCAGCGGGCTAACAAACAGATACAACAACCTTAAAGGTGGCTCTCCTCATAAGAATGAAGATGAAGTTATCTTAGTCGGTTCAGTGCAGCAAGAGGGCTCTGAAAATTACCAGACAATGTTCTTGAAGTTGTCCGATGCTGGCGGCGAGTACGAGCTCGAGTTCTTCAAAGCATTGGATGATGAATTTAATAAAGTGTTGAAATTTTACAAGGAGAAAGTTCAAGAAGTGAAGGGGGAGGCTGAGGAGCTGAGCAAACAGATGGATGTGCTTATTGCTTTGAGGATCAAGGTGGATAAGCCCGGTGTTGTGCATAAATTTGCTTCTGAACTTAATTCTAGATCCAGTTCTGGTTATTCAGGGCCCGCAACAGTTGTTGCATCCGTAAATGGAGTGAAGCCAG GGCAAGGTATGGATGCGATTCAAGAAGTTGAGATGAGCAGTGGCGGAATTTCAGGAGATGAACAGATAAGGACCGAGAGTCAAAACAAGAACGCTAGCCGATTTAGGCCAGCTCAATTAGATGTCTTGGGACAGGTGATGATAAACGTTGATCCCGAAACTCCAGTCTCGACTTTGAGAAatgttataatgagttcaaaaTCAGACCCATCATTCAGCGAGGAGGAGCTTAGAAAAGTAGAAGAAAAATTAAGACAGGCTTTTGTCGAATTTTATCAGCAGCTTCGACTCTTGAAAAGTTATTG TTTCTTGAATATGCTGGCATTTTCCAAGATTATGAAGAAATATGACAAG ATTACTTCAAGAAATGCTTCAAAATCTTACTTGGAGATGGTTGATAAGTCGTATCTAGGCAGCTCCGAAGAG GTTAACAAACTCATAGAAAGACTAGAGGCTGCATTCATTAAGCACTTCACGAATGGAAATCATAGAAAAGGGATGAAATCTTTGAAGCCTAAACATAAAAAAGAAAGGCATAGAACGACTTTTTTCCTCG GTGTATTCACTGGTTGCTCGATAGCACTTGTTGCTGGTATTATTGTGTCCATACATGCGCGGGAAATTCTAAATCATCCGGGACGAGGACAATATATGGACACTATATTCCCACTGTACAG TTTGTTTGGATACATTTTTCTACACATGCTCATGTATGGAGCAAATACGTACTTCTGGAAGCGATTCTCAGTTAATTATCCTTTCATCTTTGGATTCAAACCTGGAACTGAATTGGGATTTCGAGAAATCTTTCTTGTTGCTTCAGGGCTTTCAGTACTGGCATTGGCTGCTACACTTGCGAATCTGGACATGGAAATGGATCAAAGAACGGCAAGGTTCCAGATGCTAACCGAGTTGGTTCCATTAGGCCTTGTTGCT GTTGTGCTTCTTATTACCTTCTGTCCCTTCAACATCATATACCTTTCGAGTCGTTTCTTTCTCATTCGATGTGCATGGCACTGCATGCTTGCTCCACTCTATAAG GTTACCATGCCCGATTTCTTCTTGGCAGATCAGCTAACAAGCCAG ATTCAGGCGATTCGGTGTATTCAATTCTACATCTGCTATTATATATGGGGAGACTTCACTGCAAGATCAACTACATTTGTTCAAAGCAAAACCTTTGAGATTTTCTACATTTGTGTTGCAATAGTTCCTTTCTGGTCGCGTGTTCTTCAG TGCCTACGGCGTTTAtttgaggaaaaaaatatatcacatgGCTTCAATAGCCTCAAATACTTTTCCACAGTCGCTGCACTCATTTTAAGGACAATCTATGATCTCAGACGAGGATCATTTTGGAGAATTTTGGCTGCTTCAAGCTCCGGTTTTACCACGATATATAACACGTACTGGGATATTGTCATCGATTGGGGTCTTATGCAAAGAAACTCCAAGAATCCATGGTTGAGAGACAAGCTTTTGGTGTCAAACAAGGCTGTATACTTCATTGCGATA GTTGTGAacatcctcctgagactggtgtGGATGCAGTTAGTTCTCGATATCCAAGAAGCTCCATTTCTGCACAGGAAAGCCATGGTTGCTCTTGTTGCTTGCTTGGAGATACTTCGTCGTGGAATTTGGAACTTTTTCAGGTTTGATGATGCTTACATTAACATCCTGCAATCCTTAATTCAATGTTGTTTTGATCTGAGAATAAATGTCAAATTGTCGTATGATCG
- the LOC140969141 gene encoding phosphate transporter PHO1 homolog 8-like isoform X2, whose translation MKFGRELASQMVPEWQGAYMDYNNLKKLLKEILRFRQQNSLSDPMARTGSMRRRLTLSRAFSGLTNRYNNLKGGSPHKNEDEVILVGSVQQEGSENYQTMFLKLSDAGGEYELEFFKALDDEFNKVLKFYKEKVQEVKGEAEELSKQMDVLIALRIKVDKPGVVHKFASELNSRSSSGYSGPATVVASVNGVKPGQGMDAIQEVEMSSGGISGDEQIRTESQNKNASRFRPAQLDVLGQVMINVDPETPVSTLRNVIMSSKSDPSFSEEELRKVEEKLRQAFVEFYQQLRLLKSYCFLNMLAFSKIMKKYDKITSRNASKSYLEMVDKSYLGSSEEVIIHCVSLRFTVVYHRVLVLNFTSVVQVNKLIERLEAAFIKHFTNGNHRKGMKSLKPKHKKERHRTTFFLGVFTGCSIALVAGIIVSIHAREILNHPGRGQYMDTIFPLYSLFGYIFLHMLMYGANTYFWKRFSVNYPFIFGFKPGTELGFREIFLVASGLSVLALAATLANLDMEMDQRTARFQMLTELVPLGLVAVVLLITFCPFNIIYLSSRFFLIRCAWHCMLAPLYKVTMPDFFLADQLTSQIQAIRCIQFYICYYIWGDFTARSTTFVQSKTFEIFYICVAIVPFWSRVLQCLRRLFEEKNISHGFNSLKYFSTVAALILRTIYDLRRGSFWRILAASSSGFTTIYNTYWDIVIDWGLMQRNSKNPWLRDKLLVSNKAVYFIAIVVNILLRLVWMQLVLDIQEAPFLHRKAMVALVACLEILRRGIWNFFRLENEHLNNVGKYRAFKHVPLPFHYTDDKIM comes from the exons ATGAAATTTGGGAGGGAATTAGCTTCCCAGATGGTGCCAGAATGGCAGGGAGCATACATGGATTACAACAATCTCAAGAAACTGCTCAAGGAGATCCTGAGATTCAGACAGCAGAACTCATTATCGGACCCTATGGCCCGAACAGGCTCCATGAGAAGGAGGCTAACTCTGTCTAGAGCATTCAGCGGGCTAACAAACAGATACAACAACCTTAAAGGTGGCTCTCCTCATAAGAATGAAGATGAAGTTATCTTAGTCGGTTCAGTGCAGCAAGAGGGCTCTGAAAATTACCAGACAATGTTCTTGAAGTTGTCCGATGCTGGCGGCGAGTACGAGCTCGAGTTCTTCAAAGCATTGGATGATGAATTTAATAAAGTGTTGAAATTTTACAAGGAGAAAGTTCAAGAAGTGAAGGGGGAGGCTGAGGAGCTGAGCAAACAGATGGATGTGCTTATTGCTTTGAGGATCAAGGTGGATAAGCCCGGTGTTGTGCATAAATTTGCTTCTGAACTTAATTCTAGATCCAGTTCTGGTTATTCAGGGCCCGCAACAGTTGTTGCATCCGTAAATGGAGTGAAGCCAG GGCAAGGTATGGATGCGATTCAAGAAGTTGAGATGAGCAGTGGCGGAATTTCAGGAGATGAACAGATAAGGACCGAGAGTCAAAACAAGAACGCTAGCCGATTTAGGCCAGCTCAATTAGATGTCTTGGGACAGGTGATGATAAACGTTGATCCCGAAACTCCAGTCTCGACTTTGAGAAatgttataatgagttcaaaaTCAGACCCATCATTCAGCGAGGAGGAGCTTAGAAAAGTAGAAGAAAAATTAAGACAGGCTTTTGTCGAATTTTATCAGCAGCTTCGACTCTTGAAAAGTTATTG TTTCTTGAATATGCTGGCATTTTCCAAGATTATGAAGAAATATGACAAG ATTACTTCAAGAAATGCTTCAAAATCTTACTTGGAGATGGTTGATAAGTCGTATCTAGGCAGCTCCGAAGAGGTTATAATCCATTGTGTGTCTCTACGCTTCACAGTTGTATATCACCGCGTTTTGGTTCTTAATTTCACCTCTGTCGTTCAGGTTAACAAACTCATAGAAAGACTAGAGGCTGCATTCATTAAGCACTTCACGAATGGAAATCATAGAAAAGGGATGAAATCTTTGAAGCCTAAACATAAAAAAGAAAGGCATAGAACGACTTTTTTCCTCG GTGTATTCACTGGTTGCTCGATAGCACTTGTTGCTGGTATTATTGTGTCCATACATGCGCGGGAAATTCTAAATCATCCGGGACGAGGACAATATATGGACACTATATTCCCACTGTACAG TTTGTTTGGATACATTTTTCTACACATGCTCATGTATGGAGCAAATACGTACTTCTGGAAGCGATTCTCAGTTAATTATCCTTTCATCTTTGGATTCAAACCTGGAACTGAATTGGGATTTCGAGAAATCTTTCTTGTTGCTTCAGGGCTTTCAGTACTGGCATTGGCTGCTACACTTGCGAATCTGGACATGGAAATGGATCAAAGAACGGCAAGGTTCCAGATGCTAACCGAGTTGGTTCCATTAGGCCTTGTTGCT GTTGTGCTTCTTATTACCTTCTGTCCCTTCAACATCATATACCTTTCGAGTCGTTTCTTTCTCATTCGATGTGCATGGCACTGCATGCTTGCTCCACTCTATAAG GTTACCATGCCCGATTTCTTCTTGGCAGATCAGCTAACAAGCCAG ATTCAGGCGATTCGGTGTATTCAATTCTACATCTGCTATTATATATGGGGAGACTTCACTGCAAGATCAACTACATTTGTTCAAAGCAAAACCTTTGAGATTTTCTACATTTGTGTTGCAATAGTTCCTTTCTGGTCGCGTGTTCTTCAG TGCCTACGGCGTTTAtttgaggaaaaaaatatatcacatgGCTTCAATAGCCTCAAATACTTTTCCACAGTCGCTGCACTCATTTTAAGGACAATCTATGATCTCAGACGAGGATCATTTTGGAGAATTTTGGCTGCTTCAAGCTCCGGTTTTACCACGATATATAACACGTACTGGGATATTGTCATCGATTGGGGTCTTATGCAAAGAAACTCCAAGAATCCATGGTTGAGAGACAAGCTTTTGGTGTCAAACAAGGCTGTATACTTCATTGCGATA GTTGTGAacatcctcctgagactggtgtGGATGCAGTTAGTTCTCGATATCCAAGAAGCTCCATTTCTGCACAGGAAAGCCATGGTTGCTCTTGTTGCTTGCTTGGAGATACTTCGTCGTGGAATTTGGAACTTTTTCAG
- the LOC140969141 gene encoding phosphate transporter PHO1 homolog 3-like isoform X3: MKFGRELASQMVPEWQGAYMDYNNLKKLLKEILRFRQQNSLSDPMARTGSMRRRLTLSRAFSGLTNRYNNLKGGSPHKNEDEVILVGSVQQEGSENYQTMFLKLSDAGGEYELEFFKALDDEFNKVLKFYKEKVQEVKGEAEELSKQMDVLIALRIKVDKPGVVHKFASELNSRSSSGYSGPATVVASVNGVKPGQGMDAIQEVEMSSGGISGDEQIRTESQNKNASRFRPAQLDVLGQVMINVDPETPVSTLRNVIMSSKSDPSFSEEELRKVEEKLRQAFVEFYQQLRLLKSYCFLNMLAFSKIMKKYDKITSRNASKSYLEMVDKSYLGSSEEVNKLIERLEAAFIKHFTNGNHRKGMKSLKPKHKKERHRTTFFLGVFTGCSIALVAGIIVSIHAREILNHPGRGQYMDTIFPLYSLFGYIFLHMLMYGANTYFWKRFSVNYPFIFGFKPGTELGFREIFLVASGLSVLALAATLANLDMEMDQRTARFQMLTELVPLGLVAVVLLITFCPFNIIYLSSRFFLIRCAWHCMLAPLYKVTMPDFFLADQLTSQIQAIRCIQFYICYYIWGDFTARSTTFVQSKTFEIFYICVAIVPFWSRVLQCLRRLFEEKNISHGFNSLKYFSTVAALILRTIYDLRRGSFWRILAASSSGFTTIYNTYWDIVIDWGLMQRNSKNPWLRDKLLVSNKAVYFIAIVVNILLRLVWMQLVLDIQEAPFLHRKAMVALVACLEILRRGIWNFFRLENEHLNNVGKYRAFKHVPLPFHYTDDKIM, translated from the exons ATGAAATTTGGGAGGGAATTAGCTTCCCAGATGGTGCCAGAATGGCAGGGAGCATACATGGATTACAACAATCTCAAGAAACTGCTCAAGGAGATCCTGAGATTCAGACAGCAGAACTCATTATCGGACCCTATGGCCCGAACAGGCTCCATGAGAAGGAGGCTAACTCTGTCTAGAGCATTCAGCGGGCTAACAAACAGATACAACAACCTTAAAGGTGGCTCTCCTCATAAGAATGAAGATGAAGTTATCTTAGTCGGTTCAGTGCAGCAAGAGGGCTCTGAAAATTACCAGACAATGTTCTTGAAGTTGTCCGATGCTGGCGGCGAGTACGAGCTCGAGTTCTTCAAAGCATTGGATGATGAATTTAATAAAGTGTTGAAATTTTACAAGGAGAAAGTTCAAGAAGTGAAGGGGGAGGCTGAGGAGCTGAGCAAACAGATGGATGTGCTTATTGCTTTGAGGATCAAGGTGGATAAGCCCGGTGTTGTGCATAAATTTGCTTCTGAACTTAATTCTAGATCCAGTTCTGGTTATTCAGGGCCCGCAACAGTTGTTGCATCCGTAAATGGAGTGAAGCCAG GGCAAGGTATGGATGCGATTCAAGAAGTTGAGATGAGCAGTGGCGGAATTTCAGGAGATGAACAGATAAGGACCGAGAGTCAAAACAAGAACGCTAGCCGATTTAGGCCAGCTCAATTAGATGTCTTGGGACAGGTGATGATAAACGTTGATCCCGAAACTCCAGTCTCGACTTTGAGAAatgttataatgagttcaaaaTCAGACCCATCATTCAGCGAGGAGGAGCTTAGAAAAGTAGAAGAAAAATTAAGACAGGCTTTTGTCGAATTTTATCAGCAGCTTCGACTCTTGAAAAGTTATTG TTTCTTGAATATGCTGGCATTTTCCAAGATTATGAAGAAATATGACAAG ATTACTTCAAGAAATGCTTCAAAATCTTACTTGGAGATGGTTGATAAGTCGTATCTAGGCAGCTCCGAAGAG GTTAACAAACTCATAGAAAGACTAGAGGCTGCATTCATTAAGCACTTCACGAATGGAAATCATAGAAAAGGGATGAAATCTTTGAAGCCTAAACATAAAAAAGAAAGGCATAGAACGACTTTTTTCCTCG GTGTATTCACTGGTTGCTCGATAGCACTTGTTGCTGGTATTATTGTGTCCATACATGCGCGGGAAATTCTAAATCATCCGGGACGAGGACAATATATGGACACTATATTCCCACTGTACAG TTTGTTTGGATACATTTTTCTACACATGCTCATGTATGGAGCAAATACGTACTTCTGGAAGCGATTCTCAGTTAATTATCCTTTCATCTTTGGATTCAAACCTGGAACTGAATTGGGATTTCGAGAAATCTTTCTTGTTGCTTCAGGGCTTTCAGTACTGGCATTGGCTGCTACACTTGCGAATCTGGACATGGAAATGGATCAAAGAACGGCAAGGTTCCAGATGCTAACCGAGTTGGTTCCATTAGGCCTTGTTGCT GTTGTGCTTCTTATTACCTTCTGTCCCTTCAACATCATATACCTTTCGAGTCGTTTCTTTCTCATTCGATGTGCATGGCACTGCATGCTTGCTCCACTCTATAAG GTTACCATGCCCGATTTCTTCTTGGCAGATCAGCTAACAAGCCAG ATTCAGGCGATTCGGTGTATTCAATTCTACATCTGCTATTATATATGGGGAGACTTCACTGCAAGATCAACTACATTTGTTCAAAGCAAAACCTTTGAGATTTTCTACATTTGTGTTGCAATAGTTCCTTTCTGGTCGCGTGTTCTTCAG TGCCTACGGCGTTTAtttgaggaaaaaaatatatcacatgGCTTCAATAGCCTCAAATACTTTTCCACAGTCGCTGCACTCATTTTAAGGACAATCTATGATCTCAGACGAGGATCATTTTGGAGAATTTTGGCTGCTTCAAGCTCCGGTTTTACCACGATATATAACACGTACTGGGATATTGTCATCGATTGGGGTCTTATGCAAAGAAACTCCAAGAATCCATGGTTGAGAGACAAGCTTTTGGTGTCAAACAAGGCTGTATACTTCATTGCGATA GTTGTGAacatcctcctgagactggtgtGGATGCAGTTAGTTCTCGATATCCAAGAAGCTCCATTTCTGCACAGGAAAGCCATGGTTGCTCTTGTTGCTTGCTTGGAGATACTTCGTCGTGGAATTTGGAACTTTTTCAG